From the genome of Campylobacter concisus, one region includes:
- the ftsA gene encoding cell division protein FtsA: MSTKILGIDIGSFQICAVIAQHDENGIKIIGIGTEKTQGIRKGVITNIEQAAKSIKNALIEAQRVAGTRYEKVIVSISGAYTKSVDSSGVVNIPNHEIGIKEIERAMQMADHTADIPHEYEKLHVLPYNFKVDGQEHIEDPIGMNGSRLEVQTHIVTVQKSSISNLRKAVNLAGVQLDNIVLSGYASAIATLTKDEKELGAALVDMGGATCNLVVHSGNSIRYNEFLPVGSANITNDLSMALHTPLPKAEEIKLGYGALINKSVDLIELPILGDETKSHEVSLDIISNVIYARAEETLMVLAKMLEDSGYKDSIGAGIILTGGMTKLEGIRDLASAIFDKMPVRIAKPKEMDGLFEILRDPANSCAIGLCLYGAGNFSPYEIDSEKKMRYQGEIASKPKANFRNVFIEEENVQNFGQEVQDPNEKEDSFSDKDFELEIANKSKNKEELANIADISKQEKKPNAFAKFWYSITQLF; this comes from the coding sequence TTGAGTACAAAAATTTTAGGTATAGATATCGGCTCTTTCCAGATTTGTGCAGTAATAGCACAACATGACGAAAATGGTATTAAGATAATTGGAATTGGAACTGAAAAAACGCAGGGAATAAGGAAAGGCGTTATAACCAATATTGAGCAAGCTGCAAAGTCTATAAAAAATGCATTAATAGAAGCACAAAGGGTTGCAGGAACACGCTATGAAAAAGTCATAGTTTCTATTTCTGGTGCGTATACAAAAAGCGTTGACAGTAGCGGTGTAGTAAATATACCAAATCATGAAATAGGCATAAAAGAGATTGAGCGTGCTATGCAAATGGCCGATCATACAGCTGATATACCTCATGAGTATGAAAAATTACATGTTCTTCCTTATAATTTTAAAGTAGATGGACAAGAACATATTGAAGATCCAATAGGTATGAACGGTAGTAGGCTAGAAGTGCAAACACATATTGTTACAGTACAAAAGTCATCTATTAGTAATCTAAGAAAAGCCGTAAATTTAGCAGGTGTTCAACTAGACAACATAGTCCTTTCGGGATATGCTTCTGCGATAGCAACATTAACAAAAGATGAGAAAGAGCTTGGCGCCGCACTTGTTGATATGGGTGGTGCTACTTGTAATCTTGTAGTACATTCTGGAAATTCTATAAGATACAATGAATTTTTACCTGTTGGCTCAGCAAACATTACAAATGATCTTTCTATGGCTCTGCATACACCTCTTCCAAAGGCAGAAGAGATAAAATTAGGCTATGGTGCTTTAATAAATAAGTCAGTTGATCTAATAGAACTTCCGATCCTTGGAGATGAAACAAAAAGCCACGAAGTTTCACTGGACATAATATCAAATGTTATATATGCCAGAGCAGAAGAAACCCTTATGGTACTTGCTAAGATGCTAGAAGATAGCGGCTATAAAGATAGCATTGGTGCTGGAATAATACTTACTGGTGGCATGACTAAGCTAGAAGGTATTAGAGATCTTGCATCTGCGATATTTGACAAAATGCCAGTTCGTATAGCAAAACCAAAAGAAATGGATGGATTATTTGAAATTTTAAGAGATCCAGCAAATTCTTGTGCTATAGGACTTTGTTTATATGGTGCTGGCAACTTTAGCCCATACGAGATTGATTCTGAGAAAAAAATGAGATACCAAGGGGAAATAGCCTCAAAACCAAAAGCAAATTTTAGAAATGTTTTTATAGAAGAAGAAAATGTACAAAATTTTGGACAAGAGGTGCAGGATCCAAATGAAAAAGAGGATAGTTTTTCTGATAAAGATTTTGAATTAGAGATAGCAAATAAATCAAAAAACAAAGAAGAACTTGCCAATATTGCAGATATTAGCAAACAAGAAAAAAAGCCAAATGCTTTTGCAAAATTTTGGTATAGTATTACACAATTATTTTAA
- a CDS encoding peptidylprolyl isomerase: MLSWMQKHKKYLVVTIWVSTIAFVGAGFVGWGAYDLNSNRATSVAKVGHRNISIQELQQKYDNLYQYYNNLFDGKLTQEKANELGLQNAALQATIQENLLLNFADDIGLSVSKDDILKYIIADPTFQKDGAFDKNLYYDILRRARINPTDFEENLKLTILLDKLRTILNLPASKEDIAMMEASFFMQDKLAIQIINANQSNIKIDEKELKDLWEINKNNYMTKTIYGLETYFIESNKNDVNQTTLSDYYNENKERYKGSDDKIKSFDEVKTEVIKDYNIEKSKTDALKKYTSIKKAELATNKFISINEDNATFSLDEIKGAKVGEVIKPFTYKDGYLIVRIKSITPPQPMSFEQARAMVLEIYKDKKKKENLTTIAKESLQNFKGTDIGFISRDINSSILGLNESETRAFVSQLFETNNKKGYVILEDKAVIYDILEQRLLVDNIDNNYKQIIQQNVTMLKNNELIKDLTNKLKKYYEIKEYIKR, translated from the coding sequence ATGTTGTCTTGGATGCAAAAACATAAAAAATACCTAGTTGTTACCATCTGGGTAAGTACAATAGCCTTTGTTGGAGCAGGCTTTGTAGGCTGGGGAGCATATGATTTAAATAGCAATCGAGCCACTTCAGTAGCAAAAGTAGGACACAGAAATATAAGCATTCAAGAACTGCAACAAAAATACGATAATTTGTATCAATACTACAATAATCTTTTTGATGGTAAATTAACGCAAGAAAAGGCCAATGAGTTAGGCTTACAAAATGCCGCACTTCAGGCTACAATTCAAGAGAATTTACTGTTAAATTTTGCAGACGATATAGGTCTTAGTGTTAGCAAAGATGATATTTTAAAATATATAATCGCTGATCCAACATTTCAAAAAGATGGTGCTTTTGATAAAAATTTATACTACGATATTTTAAGAAGGGCCAGAATAAATCCAACCGATTTTGAAGAAAATTTAAAACTAACAATACTACTTGATAAACTTAGAACTATTTTAAATTTACCAGCCAGCAAAGAAGACATTGCAATGATGGAAGCAAGCTTTTTTATGCAAGACAAATTAGCAATACAGATAATAAATGCTAATCAAAGTAATATAAAAATAGATGAAAAAGAGCTAAAGGATCTTTGGGAGATAAACAAAAACAACTATATGACGAAGACGATATATGGTCTTGAAACATACTTTATAGAGTCAAACAAAAATGATGTAAATCAAACTACTTTGAGTGACTACTACAACGAAAACAAGGAGAGATACAAAGGCTCTGATGATAAAATCAAATCATTTGACGAAGTAAAGACTGAAGTTATCAAAGACTACAATATCGAGAAAAGCAAGACTGATGCTTTAAAAAAATATACCTCTATCAAAAAAGCTGAGCTTGCAACAAATAAATTTATTAGTATAAATGAAGATAATGCGACATTCTCACTTGATGAAATAAAAGGGGCAAAAGTTGGTGAGGTTATAAAACCATTTACATATAAAGATGGATATTTGATAGTTAGGATAAAAAGCATAACTCCTCCACAACCTATGAGTTTTGAACAAGCAAGAGCAATGGTACTTGAAATTTACAAAGATAAAAAGAAAAAAGAAAACTTAACAACTATAGCAAAAGAGTCTTTACAAAATTTCAAAGGAACTGATATAGGCTTTATTAGTAGAGATATAAATAGCTCTATCTTAGGACTAAATGAAAGTGAGACTAGAGCTTTTGTTTCTCAACTTTTTGAAACTAACAATAAAAAAGGTTATGTTATATTAGAGGACAAGGCCGTTATATACGATATTTTGGAACAAAGGTTGCTTGTAGATAATATAGATAATAACTATAAGCAAATAATACAGCAGAACGTTACAATGCTTAAAAATAATGAGCTAATAAAAGATTTAACAAACAAACTTAAAAAATACTATGAAATTAAAGAATATATCAAAAGGTAA
- a CDS encoding class II aldolase and adducin N-terminal domain-containing protein: MELEHSINEIKTISLSMFRKNFFGVFHGSISARVEKNQFIINKQNAIFDNLKDDDLTLLSSKKDYRWNEASLDADIHLNIYKNINEARFVCYAMPPYATAYAMKHEKIVPKDYFGYMRFDKISVYDPKQYDDWYERAETEIYRYMLEKNTNIIIVRGYGIYAYSRSPQLLAKEIALLENSCKLLHLTSGYSDYSI, from the coding sequence ATGGAGCTAGAACACTCAATAAATGAGATAAAAACAATATCACTTTCTATGTTTAGAAAGAATTTTTTTGGCGTCTTTCACGGCTCGATTTCGGCAAGAGTCGAAAAAAATCAATTTATAATCAATAAGCAAAATGCTATTTTTGATAATTTAAAAGATGATGACTTAACACTTCTTTCATCAAAAAAAGATTATCGTTGGAATGAAGCTAGTCTTGATGCTGATATACACTTAAATATTTATAAAAATATAAATGAGGCGAGATTTGTTTGCTACGCGATGCCACCATACGCAACTGCCTACGCAATGAAACATGAAAAAATCGTACCGAAAGATTATTTTGGGTATATGAGATTTGATAAAATTTCTGTTTATGATCCAAAACAATATGATGACTGGTATGAACGTGCAGAAACTGAAATTTATAGATATATGCTAGAAAAAAATACAAATATTATTATTGTTAGAGGATATGGCATTTATGCCTACAGTAGAAGCCCTCAGCTTCTTGCAAAAGAGATAGCTCTACTAGAAAATAGCTGCAAATTACTTCATTTAACTAGTGGTTATAGCGATTATAGTATTTAA
- the rsmH gene encoding 16S rRNA (cytosine(1402)-N(4))-methyltransferase RsmH gives MQSPHISVLLDEVLSFFKNLNGNFIDCTLGYAGHSSAILSQNENLNLIACDRDNEAINFSLKKLEPFGSRVKIYKSNFSELTSKLSQEEILNVRGILADIGVSSLQIDKDDRGFSLGSSTLDMRMDKERNFSAFDVVNGYSFDELVRIFRDYGELKNAVGITNKIINARNLGKITSAKELANLIGTAQIKGRGVSPAILAFQAIRIEVNGELDELTNLLDSIEKGGFRDCLVAIITFHSLEDRIVKERFKKWANSCICLPGVYKCECGNNHELGEILTKKPLTASQNELAQNSRSKSAKLRVFKIKG, from the coding sequence TTGCAAAGTCCACATATCAGTGTTTTACTTGATGAAGTTCTATCTTTTTTTAAAAATTTAAATGGAAATTTTATAGATTGCACGCTTGGATATGCCGGACATTCTAGTGCCATTTTGTCTCAAAATGAAAATTTAAATTTAATTGCCTGTGATAGAGATAATGAAGCTATAAATTTTTCACTAAAAAAACTTGAGCCATTTGGTAGTAGGGTTAAAATTTATAAAAGTAACTTCTCTGAATTGACTAGCAAGCTAAGTCAAGAAGAAATTTTAAATGTTAGAGGAATTTTGGCTGACATCGGTGTTAGCTCACTTCAGATAGATAAAGACGATAGGGGCTTTAGTCTTGGCTCAAGCACGCTTGATATGCGCATGGATAAAGAGCGAAATTTTAGTGCGTTTGACGTTGTGAATGGATACTCTTTTGATGAGTTGGTTAGAATTTTTAGAGATTATGGCGAGCTAAAAAATGCTGTTGGGATTACAAACAAGATTATAAATGCTAGAAATTTAGGCAAGATAACGAGTGCAAAAGAGCTTGCAAATCTAATAGGTACAGCCCAGATAAAAGGGCGCGGAGTTAGCCCTGCGATACTTGCCTTTCAAGCGATCAGGATAGAGGTAAATGGTGAGCTAGACGAGTTAACAAATTTGCTTGATAGTATAGAAAAAGGTGGGTTTAGGGATTGCCTTGTGGCAATTATTACATTTCACTCGCTTGAAGACAGGATCGTAAAGGAGCGCTTTAAAAAATGGGCAAATAGCTGTATCTGCCTACCTGGTGTTTATAAATGTGAGTGCGGAAATAACCACGAACTAGGCGAAATTTTGACCAAAAAGCCACTAACGGCAAGCCAAAATGAACTAGCGCAAAACTCACGAAGCAAGAGCGCAAAACTACGGGTTTTTAAGATAAAGGGATAA
- a CDS encoding D-amino acid aminotransferase, whose amino-acid sequence MADQALQTVFLNGEFLQKDEAKVSAFDRGFIFGDGIYEVVPVINSKMVDKDGFWARFERSLNEIDISLPYEKEKFEAILNDIIAKNALKEGGIYMQVTRGVAFRNFYFMENLTPSVFIFCYESEILNNPAAKTGIKVVSVEDIRWKRRDIKSISLLAQCYAKNEAHKKGADEGFMVENGFVTEGCSSSAFIIKDKTLITKPLSNEILPGIRRMRLLKIAKDIGLKIEERKFSMDEVYNADEVFISAATLILLPVVYADGKAINGAKVGEISSELREIYASELLKEAGL is encoded by the coding sequence ATGGCAGATCAAGCTTTACAAACCGTCTTTTTAAATGGAGAATTTTTGCAAAAAGACGAGGCAAAAGTTAGTGCTTTTGATAGAGGATTTATATTTGGTGATGGAATTTATGAGGTTGTACCTGTGATAAATTCAAAAATGGTTGATAAAGATGGATTTTGGGCGAGATTTGAAAGAAGCTTAAATGAAATAGATATAAGTTTGCCCTACGAAAAGGAAAAATTTGAAGCGATTTTAAACGATATAATCGCTAAAAACGCCTTGAAAGAGGGCGGAATTTACATGCAAGTAACAAGAGGTGTGGCGTTTAGAAATTTCTATTTTATGGAAAATCTAACACCAAGTGTCTTTATCTTTTGCTACGAGAGTGAAATTTTAAACAATCCTGCTGCAAAAACTGGCATAAAAGTGGTAAGTGTCGAGGATATCAGGTGGAAAAGGCGCGACATCAAGTCTATCTCACTTCTGGCTCAGTGCTACGCTAAAAATGAAGCTCACAAAAAAGGCGCAGACGAGGGCTTTATGGTGGAAAATGGCTTTGTGACAGAGGGCTGTAGCTCAAGTGCTTTTATCATCAAGGATAAAACTTTAATCACAAAACCGCTTTCAAATGAAATTTTGCCAGGAATTCGCCGTATGAGACTTTTAAAGATCGCTAAAGATATTGGCCTTAAGATAGAGGAGCGAAAATTTAGCATGGATGAAGTTTATAATGCCGATGAAGTCTTTATCTCGGCTGCTACGCTTATACTCTTGCCAGTCGTTTATGCTGATGGCAAGGCGATAAATGGTGCAAAAGTAGGAGAAATTTCAAGCGAACTTCGTGAAATTTATGCTAGTGAACTTTTAAAAGAAGCTGGACTTTGA
- a CDS encoding DUF523 domain-containing protein, with the protein MREKILISACLVGINCKFNGENNLLNKDVLDEISKRYHLLFVCPEVFGGLSTPREPAEMKNGAVICKFSGKDVSENFKKGAEICLKIAKLNGCKKAILKSKSPSCGSGQIYDGSFSKRLILGDGITAKLLKENKILVFSEDEIAGLDV; encoded by the coding sequence TTGAGAGAAAAAATCTTAATAAGTGCTTGCCTAGTCGGCATAAATTGTAAATTTAACGGCGAAAATAATCTTTTAAATAAAGATGTTTTAGATGAAATTTCAAAGAGATATCATCTGCTTTTTGTTTGTCCAGAGGTTTTTGGTGGGCTTAGCACGCCAAGAGAGCCAGCTGAGATGAAAAATGGTGCAGTTATTTGTAAATTTTCAGGTAAAGATGTGAGTGAAAATTTTAAAAAAGGAGCAGAAATTTGCCTAAAGATAGCCAAACTAAATGGTTGCAAAAAGGCTATTTTAAAATCAAAAAGTCCAAGTTGTGGAAGTGGGCAAATTTATGATGGAAGCTTTAGCAAGAGGCTTATTTTAGGCGATGGCATCACAGCAAAACTACTAAAAGAAAATAAAATTTTAGTTTTTAGTGAAGATGAGATAGCAGGGCTTGATGTTTGA
- a CDS encoding SH3 domain-containing protein — translation MKKGIFLAFSVALFLGCSQTQPKPSVQNSLPDENVYKPNERISLLDFEMKQDASSLPQNVQSASFDQEEILKRRFKVFTLKGVKFNPNDVFWAFNIYKPSEKRKYFGSNFRQIPQSWFDAQKDNANFSALSSISAYALTSANTALRNFPTDEPIFLNPQTPGEGYPFDYLQESTLSIAHPLFVSHLSKDKAWAFVSDDAVWGWVKVEDIKFISDDEANAYQKSSFVTIKTDKMPVYDKVGNFLFYSRVGAILPVLAQDSKNYYGKIYVRNLLREFVLPKSVGALFPLKFNDSNLKTLISSLLTQPYGWGGVDKLRDCSLFTKDLLASFGVWLPRNSRAQANMGQKFDLKGLSNAAKTKEIKEKGVPYLTLVHLPGHIMLYAGYKGDDIYVVHDAWGLKTENNGRALIGATAVTTLNIGQNRSDIQNSNLLISKVDSINVIKPENFISDKARKISALERAYGVKVEENLVKFSDGTSLVYDDFKQKDDECSIGADIEDMNALDYAAFSPLSTALSDAGRCRNYEFLGKIYGSSESAVKANLVNVIWLKDFLNLPLKFNSKNGAAAALQDISNELNDMVKSDASLLEYLKDPGGTFKWRIIAGTNRLSPHSYGIAIDINVKKSHYWQWSKGYQNLIPEKIVCVFEKHKFIWGGRWKHFDTMHFEYRPEMFE, via the coding sequence TTGAAAAAGGGTATATTTTTAGCATTTAGTGTTGCTTTGTTTTTGGGATGTTCGCAGACCCAACCAAAGCCAAGTGTGCAAAATTCTTTACCAGATGAAAATGTATATAAGCCAAATGAACGCATTAGTTTGCTTGATTTTGAAATGAAGCAAGATGCCTCGTCGCTACCGCAAAATGTGCAAAGTGCAAGCTTTGACCAAGAAGAAATTTTAAAAAGAAGGTTTAAGGTTTTTACATTAAAGGGTGTAAAATTTAATCCAAACGATGTCTTTTGGGCATTTAATATATATAAGCCAAGCGAAAAGAGAAAGTATTTTGGCTCAAATTTTAGACAGATACCTCAAAGCTGGTTTGACGCACAAAAGGACAATGCAAATTTTTCAGCTCTTTCAAGCATCTCTGCTTATGCTCTAACTTCGGCAAACACAGCTTTAAGAAATTTTCCAACCGATGAGCCGATATTTTTAAATCCACAAACTCCAGGAGAGGGCTATCCGTTTGACTATCTGCAAGAATCAACACTAAGCATTGCTCATCCACTTTTTGTCTCACATCTTTCTAAAGATAAGGCATGGGCGTTTGTTAGCGATGATGCGGTTTGGGGCTGGGTAAAGGTCGAGGATATTAAATTTATAAGCGATGATGAGGCAAATGCCTATCAAAAGTCAAGTTTTGTGACTATAAAAACGGATAAAATGCCAGTTTATGATAAGGTCGGAAATTTCTTGTTTTATTCAAGAGTTGGAGCGATACTGCCTGTTTTGGCACAGGATAGTAAAAACTACTACGGAAAAATTTATGTAAGAAATCTCTTGAGAGAATTTGTGCTACCAAAGTCTGTTGGCGCTCTTTTTCCTCTTAAATTTAATGACTCAAATCTAAAAACACTTATTAGCTCTCTTCTTACTCAGCCTTATGGTTGGGGTGGGGTCGATAAGCTAAGGGATTGCTCTCTTTTTACTAAAGATTTGCTAGCAAGTTTTGGCGTGTGGTTGCCCAGAAACTCAAGAGCTCAAGCAAATATGGGACAAAAATTTGATCTAAAAGGACTTAGTAACGCCGCTAAGACAAAAGAGATAAAAGAAAAAGGTGTGCCATATCTTACGCTTGTGCATCTGCCAGGGCATATCATGCTTTATGCTGGATACAAGGGCGATGATATATATGTAGTGCATGATGCTTGGGGACTAAAAACCGAAAATAACGGCAGAGCGTTAATCGGTGCTACGGCAGTAACTACGTTAAACATCGGACAAAACAGAAGCGATATACAAAACTCAAATTTACTCATTTCAAAGGTGGACTCTATAAACGTCATAAAACCTGAAAATTTCATAAGCGACAAAGCAAGGAAAATTTCTGCCCTTGAGCGTGCTTATGGGGTTAAAGTGGAGGAAAATTTAGTCAAATTTAGCGATGGCACGAGTTTAGTCTATGATGACTTTAAACAAAAAGATGATGAGTGTAGTATCGGTGCTGATATAGAGGATATGAATGCGCTTGATTACGCTGCATTTTCGCCGCTTAGCACCGCACTAAGCGATGCTGGCAGATGTAGAAATTATGAATTTTTAGGCAAAATTTATGGCTCAAGCGAGAGTGCGGTAAAAGCAAATTTAGTAAATGTCATCTGGCTAAAGGACTTTTTAAATTTGCCTTTAAAATTTAACTCTAAAAATGGAGCTGCAGCCGCCTTACAAGACATAAGCAATGAGCTAAACGATATGGTAAAAAGTGATGCGAGCTTGCTTGAGTATTTAAAAGATCCAGGTGGGACATTTAAATGGCGCATCATCGCTGGCACAAACCGTTTGAGTCCGCACAGCTACGGCATCGCGATCGATATAAATGTGAAAAAGAGCCACTATTGGCAGTGGAGCAAGGGCTATCAAAATCTCATTCCTGAAAAGATAGTGTGTGTTTTTGAAAAACATAAATTTATCTGGGGTGGACGCTGGAAGCACTTTGATACGATGCACTTTGAGTATCGCCCAGAGATGTTTGAGTAG
- a CDS encoding ATP-dependent DNA helicase → MKEQILEILSRSNVFLTGGGGVGKSYLTASIIRHYKENFKNVIILGSTGISAVSLGGVSLHSFFKFGYCKDYEELRRFDYHQKDKLSKLRNMLDACDLLVIDEISMVSSDLMEMIRYRLLTSKFKGRVLIVGDFYQLPPVQKVQNENRLFNFLYAFNSSAWEDMKFTNVELLVSKRTSDLKFYEILSRLRVGELDDEIMSYIESLRVTKIEPDDDTSVLFGRNAEAEILNQKRLSELRTPLEISNSDVSILDENLDKKEFEKWANTLNISRDLEMKIGAKIIFTSNKWGEYYNGEQGKIMQILKENGVISSVIVKKDSGEICEIEKAAYIFSSLNLNEDEIEENVQASLYQFPFKLAYALTIHKSQGMSINSLICNINHIFAKGQLYVALSRAVSPKNLKLFYDKKSDFRQHLRKVVKIDDEVKKFYQESVFLHIKENL, encoded by the coding sequence ATGAAAGAGCAAATTTTAGAAATTTTATCTCGCTCAAACGTCTTTTTAACAGGTGGCGGAGGTGTTGGCAAGAGCTATCTAACGGCCTCCATCATCAGACACTACAAAGAAAATTTTAAAAACGTCATAATCCTTGGCTCAACTGGCATAAGTGCTGTTAGCCTTGGAGGAGTTAGCTTGCATAGCTTTTTTAAATTTGGCTACTGCAAGGACTATGAGGAGCTAAGGCGCTTTGACTATCATCAAAAAGACAAACTAAGCAAGCTAAGAAATATGCTAGATGCTTGTGATCTGCTTGTAATTGATGAAATTTCAATGGTGAGCTCAGATTTAATGGAGATGATAAGATATCGACTACTTACTTCCAAATTTAAAGGTAGGGTGCTTATAGTGGGCGATTTTTATCAGCTTCCGCCAGTGCAAAAGGTGCAAAACGAAAATAGGCTTTTTAATTTTTTATACGCTTTTAACTCCAGTGCGTGGGAGGATATGAAATTTACAAATGTCGAGCTACTGGTCTCAAAGCGTACAAGCGATCTTAAATTTTATGAGATTCTCTCTCGTCTTAGAGTTGGTGAGCTAGATGATGAGATAATGAGCTATATAGAGAGTTTAAGAGTGACCAAGATAGAGCCAGATGATGATACGAGCGTGCTTTTTGGCAGAAACGCCGAGGCTGAAATACTGAATCAAAAAAGGCTCTCAGAGCTTAGGACGCCACTTGAAATTTCAAACTCAGATGTGAGCATTTTGGATGAAAATTTAGATAAAAAAGAGTTTGAAAAATGGGCAAATACGCTAAATATCTCAAGAGATTTGGAGATGAAGATAGGCGCTAAGATCATCTTTACGTCAAATAAGTGGGGCGAGTACTATAACGGCGAGCAAGGCAAGATCATGCAAATTTTAAAAGAAAATGGCGTCATTTCAAGCGTGATCGTGAAAAAAGATAGCGGCGAAATTTGTGAGATAGAAAAAGCAGCTTATATATTTAGTTCGTTAAATTTAAACGAAGATGAGATCGAAGAAAATGTACAAGCATCGCTCTACCAGTTTCCATTTAAACTTGCCTATGCGCTAACCATCCACAAATCTCAAGGAATGAGCATAAACTCGCTCATTTGTAATATCAACCATATTTTTGCCAAAGGACAACTCTACGTCGCACTTTCTCGTGCAGTAAGTCCTAAAAATTTAAAACTTTTTTATGATAAAAAAAGTGATTTTAGGCAGCATTTAAGAAAAGTGGTTAAAATTGACGACGAAGTTAAGAAATTTTACCAAGAAAGCGTATTTTTGCATATTAAGGAGAATTTATGA
- the lolA gene encoding LolA-like outer membrane lipoprotein chaperone — MRKFLVASLIAVCSFGAGLNFKSLQSDFTQTVFSEGKSINYKGRFYAKNDNTALWIYESPTPKRIYFNKERVIVIEDELEQAIISKLDDTPNLTQILAHAEQIQPTLYKAIYDGVEYFITIKNTLPTTIDYKDKLSNKIKITLSNPVKDALIPQETLTPVIPQGYDIVNQ, encoded by the coding sequence ATGAGAAAATTTCTAGTTGCATCTCTCATCGCAGTTTGCTCATTTGGTGCTGGCTTAAATTTCAAAAGCCTGCAAAGTGACTTTACGCAAACTGTTTTTAGCGAAGGCAAAAGCATAAATTACAAGGGTAGATTTTACGCAAAAAATGACAATACTGCACTTTGGATATATGAAAGTCCAACACCAAAGAGAATTTATTTTAACAAAGAACGTGTGATCGTGATTGAGGACGAGCTTGAGCAAGCCATCATTTCAAAGCTTGATGATACGCCAAATTTGACGCAAATTTTAGCTCATGCGGAGCAAATTCAACCAACACTTTACAAAGCAATATATGACGGAGTTGAATACTTTATAACTATTAAAAACACGCTTCCAACGACGATTGACTATAAAGATAAACTTTCAAATAAGATAAAAATAACTCTAAGCAACCCAGTAAAAGACGCGCTCATACCACAAGAGACGCTAACTCCTGTCATTCCTCAAGGTTACGACATCGTAAATCAATAA
- a CDS encoding ABC transporter permease has translation MTSLPKYLLFKYLRFDKTQPFITLSALLAFLGVSIGLMVLIVAMAIMNGFDKEFERKLFTMNYPITVQSAFKGSIDDDFVDELKVRFSDLKFSPFISTQVIYRSANALEGGLVYGVNFKDEKQINSVVNEALKDKELDGFEILVGSGITSEFRLRNDEKLTLIFTKADPAGFSLTPKMKRFDIGGSFTSGLIAYDKAFSYTSVDALRKILDYPKGVYDGIHIFSSKPFDDIKRVREGLPAGTVAIGWWEQNGNFFSALALEKRALFIVLMLIILVASLNIISSLLMTVMNRRQEIALLLALGASKGEIKRSFFYQGLVIGGGGIIFGLVLGFLGLFLLGNFNIIDLPADVYGSSKLPLELSTIDLVLIVVGAVFIVAISSYYPAKKATEVNVLQTLRNE, from the coding sequence ATGACAAGCTTACCAAAGTACCTACTTTTTAAATATTTAAGATTTGATAAAACTCAGCCATTTATCACTCTAAGTGCCTTGCTCGCCTTTCTTGGTGTTAGCATAGGGCTTATGGTTTTGATCGTTGCGATGGCGATTATGAATGGTTTTGACAAAGAATTTGAGCGCAAACTTTTTACGATGAACTATCCAATAACCGTTCAAAGTGCCTTTAAAGGCTCTATTGATGATGATTTTGTTGATGAGCTCAAGGTTAGATTTAGCGACCTAAAATTTAGTCCATTTATAAGCACACAGGTCATTTACCGCTCGGCAAATGCTCTTGAGGGCGGACTGGTTTATGGCGTAAATTTTAAAGATGAAAAACAGATAAACTCAGTCGTAAATGAAGCTTTAAAAGATAAAGAGCTAGATGGTTTTGAGATACTTGTGGGAAGTGGCATAACGAGTGAGTTTAGACTAAGAAACGATGAAAAACTAACGCTTATCTTTACAAAGGCTGATCCTGCTGGCTTTTCTCTAACGCCAAAGATGAAGCGCTTTGATATCGGTGGCTCATTTACATCTGGGCTAATCGCCTACGATAAGGCGTTTTCATATACTTCAGTTGATGCTTTGAGGAAAATTTTAGACTATCCAAAAGGCGTTTATGATGGAATTCATATCTTTTCAAGTAAGCCATTTGATGATATAAAAAGAGTGCGTGAAGGGCTTCCAGCTGGTACTGTTGCCATTGGTTGGTGGGAGCAAAATGGCAACTTTTTCTCAGCGCTCGCACTTGAAAAACGAGCACTTTTTATCGTTTTGATGCTTATTATCCTTGTGGCTTCGCTAAATATCATAAGCTCGCTGCTAATGACAGTGATGAACCGCAGGCAGGAGATTGCCTTGCTTCTTGCACTTGGAGCTAGTAAAGGCGAGATAAAAAGAAGCTTTTTTTATCAAGGGCTAGTAATAGGCGGAGGCGGCATTATATTTGGCTTAGTGCTTGGCTTTTTAGGACTATTTTTGCTTGGAAATTTCAATATTATAGACTTGCCGGCTGACGTTTATGGCTCAAGCAAACTACCACTAGAGCTTTCAACCATCGATCTTGTGCTTATTGTAGTTGGAGCTGTATTTATCGTGGCTATATCGTCTTATTATCCAGCTAAAAAAGCCACAGAAGTAAATGTGCTTCAAACTTTAAGAAATGAGTAG